A genomic window from Bacteroidales bacterium includes:
- a CDS encoding glycoside hydrolase family 140 protein encodes MKWMISILCLFLFFTDHASSQVSFPLQISSNRRYLEDQNHIPFLYHADTGWALYFALTKDEIKEYIQARKNQGFNVIQTILMLPDRENRDGVKPFRDNDDFSTLNEAYFDFVEWVLAYAEKENMLMGIVPMWVSCCKDAWGWENRPMQNNGVVKVTRFGKYIGKKYAHHKNIIWILGGDNDPLINREELNALAIAIKQQAPHQLQTYHAASTHSSLDVWDNATWLDFSMVYTYFRGFNKAWTKDQFEVYEVSKKEYLRNKMPFILGESTYEGEHGDWGSALQVRKQAWWSLLSGSCGHAYGSRNWAFPENWREILKYPGAASLKYLYTFFTALEWTLLEPDFNHKLIENGAGTYTSNDWVTTSISQDKNFSVSYIPSKRTINVNLKSLAGKYFKLSWFNPRSGEYISIRKSINNEVVILDTPDSKDWVLFIQAIT; translated from the coding sequence ATGAAATGGATGATTTCTATATTATGTTTATTTCTTTTTTTCACTGATCATGCTTCATCCCAGGTTTCTTTTCCACTTCAGATAAGCAGTAATCGTCGTTATTTAGAGGATCAGAATCACATTCCTTTTCTGTATCATGCGGATACCGGATGGGCATTGTATTTTGCGTTGACAAAAGACGAAATAAAAGAATATATCCAGGCCAGAAAAAACCAGGGATTTAACGTAATCCAAACAATATTAATGCTTCCCGACAGGGAAAACAGGGATGGGGTAAAGCCATTCCGGGATAATGATGATTTTTCAACGCTTAATGAAGCTTACTTCGATTTTGTTGAATGGGTATTGGCTTATGCAGAAAAAGAGAACATGTTAATGGGCATAGTGCCTATGTGGGTAAGTTGTTGTAAGGACGCATGGGGATGGGAAAATCGTCCGATGCAAAATAATGGTGTAGTGAAGGTAACTCGGTTTGGTAAATATATTGGTAAAAAATATGCCCACCATAAAAATATAATATGGATTTTGGGTGGAGATAACGACCCGTTAATAAACAGGGAAGAATTGAATGCGCTGGCAATAGCTATAAAACAGCAGGCTCCACATCAGTTACAGACTTATCATGCAGCATCAACACATTCGAGCCTGGATGTTTGGGACAACGCTACATGGCTTGACTTTTCAATGGTATATACTTATTTCAGGGGCTTCAATAAAGCCTGGACCAAAGATCAATTTGAGGTATACGAAGTTTCTAAAAAAGAATACTTGCGAAATAAAATGCCTTTCATACTGGGTGAATCTACTTATGAAGGAGAACATGGTGATTGGGGTTCCGCATTACAGGTACGCAAACAAGCGTGGTGGAGTCTGTTATCCGGAAGTTGTGGTCATGCATACGGATCACGGAATTGGGCATTTCCGGAAAACTGGCGGGAAATATTGAAATACCCCGGTGCAGCTTCATTGAAATATTTATATACATTTTTCACAGCTTTGGAGTGGACACTGCTGGAACCGGATTTTAACCATAAACTAATAGAGAACGGTGCCGGAACATATACATCCAATGATTGGGTGACTACTTCCATATCCCAAGATAAAAATTTTTCAGTCTCATATATACCTTCAAAAAGAACAATCAATGTTAACTTAAAGAGTTTAGCCGGAAAATATTTTAAACTCTCTTGGTTTAATCCCCGTTCGGGAGAATATATTTCAATCAGAAAATCGATAAATAATGAGGTAGTTATACTAGACACTCCCGATTCCAAAGATTGGGTCCTGTTTATACAGGCGATAACATAA